The candidate division KSB1 bacterium genome window below encodes:
- a CDS encoding alpha/beta fold hydrolase codes for MEKRKKKKIIIGVILGFGLLIFGILLTIPFLIINPMVNKHVDFNKVWTAKEFGIEAEHFFVKTDDGLNISAYEVAVEKPKAVIICLSGFSNPSATIYFGHARFFKEHDYATILFDMRAHGESDGDMICLGYKEFLDTRAIVQHIKAKPAYNNVPIVVFGLSMGGATAINSIGEIPEIDGLISLSAYSSVEDYLYEDMATQAPVFFAKIVKPFVTLATILKFKVNSWSVNPKKEIEKLGSRPALLMHTKGDAGVSFSNFERILSHSPPHVETFIREGNIHFVTKNFTEPEKDTEYATKLLQFLDKNFSER; via the coding sequence ATGGAAAAGAGAAAAAAGAAAAAAATTATTATTGGAGTAATACTAGGATTTGGTTTGTTGATTTTTGGAATTTTACTCACAATCCCATTTCTTATAATTAACCCGATGGTTAATAAGCATGTTGACTTTAACAAAGTATGGACAGCAAAAGAATTTGGGATAGAAGCGGAGCACTTCTTTGTCAAGACAGATGATGGGTTGAATATTTCAGCATATGAAGTTGCAGTAGAAAAACCCAAAGCAGTTATTATTTGCCTGTCTGGATTCAGCAACCCTTCTGCCACTATATATTTCGGACATGCCCGTTTTTTTAAAGAACACGATTATGCCACTATTCTTTTCGACATGCGAGCTCATGGAGAAAGCGATGGCGATATGATTTGTTTGGGCTATAAGGAGTTTCTTGATACAAGAGCCATTGTACAACACATAAAAGCAAAACCCGCATACAACAATGTTCCAATCGTTGTTTTCGGCTTATCAATGGGAGGTGCAACCGCCATCAATTCCATAGGAGAAATACCTGAAATTGACGGTTTAATAAGTTTATCAGCATATTCATCAGTGGAAGATTATCTTTATGAAGACATGGCAACTCAAGCTCCAGTTTTTTTTGCAAAAATTGTAAAACCATTTGTTACATTGGCTACAATACTAAAATTCAAGGTAAACAGTTGGTCCGTCAATCCTAAGAAAGAGATTGAAAAATTGGGAAGCAGACCAGCATTACTCATGCATACGAAGGGAGACGCCGGAGTTTCATTTTCCAACTTTGAAAGAATACTTAGTCATTCGCCTCCCCATGTTGAAACATTTATTCGCGAAGGAAACATACATTTTGTAACCAAAAACTTTACTGAGCCTGAAAAGGATACAGAATATGCCACAAAATTATTACAATTTCTGGATAAGAACTTTTCTGAACGATAG